One window from the genome of Yarrowia lipolytica chromosome 1B, complete sequence encodes:
- a CDS encoding uncharacterized protein (Compare to YALI0B17710g, no similarity) translates to MGGRIIGFLSGVLFSSSLAYLTALEFKRNSAAVSVVLHDSKDILDNRGKKVLPPPRKLEYDTRDDVAETFKDLWNEEIIKGVNKVYDVVFNSNIQK, encoded by the exons ATGGGAGGCAGAATAATCGGATTTCTTTCAG GTGTCCTCTTTTCGTCGTCTTTGGCATACCTCACAGCTCTGGAGTTCAAGCGAAACTCGGCAGCAGTCTCTGTGGTTCTCCATGACTCCAAGGACATTCTCGACAACCGAGGCAAGAAGGTTCTTCCACCCCCGCGAAAGCTCGAGTACGACACCCGAGACGACGTAGCTGAGACCTTCAAGGATCTGTGGAACGAGGAGATTATCAAGGGGGTTAACAAGGTGTATGATGTTGTGTTCAACTCCAACATTCA
- a CDS encoding mitochondrial 54S ribosomal protein bL17m (Compare to YALI0B17732g, similar to Saccharomyces cerevisiae MRPL8 (YJL063C); ancestral locus Anc_1.313, weakly similar to uniprot|O94345 Schizosaccharomyces pombe Putative mitochondrial ribosomal protein and uniprot|P22353 Saccharomyces cerevisiae YJL063c MRPL8 ribosomal protein L17 mitochondrial) gives MVKYINRIVGKDAIRLNKMMTSFIEHESIVTTRKHAKRVVERFDQIVNTAKRQGVTPDAYRVYQKTLNDLPNSVKKIQEILLPRYQSRNGGYARMLRLEPRLGDNAPQAVVEMVDGNKEYKFWMAARVVARLRQQGLPVDSKTKAQVQQVTQGSPERADKFEEAVKEMTERFYPVPEKIQGSGPLPKKAGSGGKGYKHCPPPKML, from the exons ATGGTCAAGTATATCAACAG AATCGTTGGAAAAGACGCAATCCGTCTCAACAAGATGATGACCTCGTTCATCGAGCACGAGTCCATTGTTACCACTAGAAAGCATGCCAAGCGAGTAGTTGAGCGATTCGACCAGATTGTTAACACCGCGAAGCGACAGGGCGTCACTCCCGACGCATACAGAGTTTATCAGAAGACTCTCAACGACCTGCCCAACAGCgtcaagaagatccaggagaTCCTGCTGCCCCGATACCAGTCTCGAAACGGAGGTTACGCCAGAATGCTCCGTCTGGAGCCCCGTCTGGGAGACAATGCGCCCCAGGCTGTCGTCGAGATGGTTGACGGAAACAAAGAGTACAAATTCTGGATGGCTGCTCGAGTGGTGGCTCGTCTGAGACAGCAGGGTCTGCCCGTGGactccaagaccaaggcccAGGTCCAACAGGTGACTCAGGGCTCTCCCGAGCGAGCCGacaagtttgaggaggCCGTCAAGGAAATGACTGAGCGGTTCTACCCTGTTCCAGAGAAGATCCAGGGCTCCGGACCTCtgcccaagaaggctggTTCCGGTGGCAAGGGATACAAGCattgtcctcctcccaaG